One Candidatus Methylomirabilota bacterium DNA segment encodes these proteins:
- a CDS encoding acyl-CoA dehydrogenase family protein, with amino-acid sequence MDFSLTPEQEAFQTHVRAWLKANMPPEWTERLVASSDIPRPEAYDVLRRWQRQLYEAGFIGLTWPKEYGGRSLTFMEEMILHEEMALAKAPPILNVLGVGMAGPTIVAYGSEAQKKRYLARILSCEEIWCQGYSEPNAGSDLAALQTRAVKDGEHFVVNGQKVWTSLAHVADWMMLLARTDPAAPRHKGITYFLLDMHSPGVTVKPLRQITGDPEFNEVFFDNVRLHESQVLGGVNNGWQVGLTTLMYERLALGFGLQVRLRIALDGLIEMARRMEKHGRVTTKDPLMRQKIAQLWIDTECLKLTGARAITRLLRGEIPGPEASTGKMGWVDTHQRLQEIAMEIQGPYAQLPRGSDWAVEGGLWQYSFLRSRANSIEGGTTEVQKNIIGERILGLPKG; translated from the coding sequence TTGGATTTCTCGCTGACCCCTGAACAAGAAGCGTTCCAGACGCACGTGCGCGCGTGGCTCAAGGCCAACATGCCGCCCGAGTGGACCGAGCGTCTGGTCGCCAGCTCCGATATCCCCCGCCCCGAGGCCTACGACGTCCTCCGCCGGTGGCAGCGCCAGCTCTACGAGGCCGGGTTCATCGGGCTCACGTGGCCCAAGGAGTACGGGGGCCGCAGCCTGACCTTCATGGAGGAGATGATCCTCCACGAGGAGATGGCGCTGGCCAAGGCGCCGCCGATCCTCAATGTCCTGGGCGTGGGCATGGCGGGGCCGACGATCGTCGCCTACGGCAGCGAGGCGCAGAAGAAGCGGTACCTGGCCAGGATCCTGTCCTGCGAGGAGATCTGGTGTCAGGGCTATTCCGAGCCCAACGCCGGCTCGGACCTGGCGGCGCTGCAGACGCGGGCGGTGAAGGACGGCGAGCACTTCGTGGTCAACGGTCAGAAGGTCTGGACGTCGCTGGCCCACGTGGCCGACTGGATGATGCTGCTGGCCCGCACCGATCCCGCCGCCCCCCGGCACAAGGGGATCACCTACTTCCTGCTCGACATGCACTCGCCGGGCGTGACGGTGAAGCCGCTCCGCCAGATCACCGGCGACCCCGAGTTCAACGAGGTCTTCTTCGACAACGTCCGCCTGCACGAGTCCCAGGTGCTGGGCGGCGTCAACAACGGCTGGCAAGTCGGGCTGACGACGCTGATGTACGAGCGTCTGGCCCTCGGCTTCGGATTGCAGGTCAGGCTGCGCATCGCCCTGGATGGCCTCATCGAGATGGCGCGCCGGATGGAGAAGCACGGGCGGGTGACCACCAAGGACCCGCTCATGCGGCAGAAGATCGCCCAGCTCTGGATCGACACCGAGTGCCTGAAGCTGACGGGCGCCCGCGCCATCACGCGCCTGCTGCGCGGCGAGATCCCGGGGCCCGAGGCCTCCACCGGCAAGATGGGCTGGGTCGACACGCACCAGCGGCTGCAGGAGATCGCCATGGAGATCCAGGGGCCCTACGCGCAGCTGCCGCGCGGCTCCGACTGGGCGGTGGAGGGCGGCCTCTGGCAGTACAGCTTCCTCCGCTCGCGCGCCAACTCCATCGAGGGCGGCACCACCGAGGTCCAGAAGAACATCATCGGCGAGCGCATCCTCGGCTTGCCCAAGGGGTAG